In the genome of Hevea brasiliensis isolate MT/VB/25A 57/8 chromosome 14, ASM3005281v1, whole genome shotgun sequence, the window cacattaaaataaaaataaataaataaaatatattttttatttttatttttatttttaagtttttttaatttacataaatatttttttttaaatgtgtaAACCTTGTtctaagaaaaaagaaaattgttgATTAAAGAAAAGATGAgagaaaaagtaaaataaactTTTAATTTGTATTAAAATTTGTAGCTATAATAAAAATGCAATagacataatttaaaatttaaattttaaatatttgtatTCTCCCATAAAAATAGTTTAAAAGATATTTTagtaaaataacttaattttatatattaaatgacTTTACTATCCTTATTGTTCCACAATTAATGCGGATCAACTTGATTCCTCAAgcatttttctttatattttatagaTATCACTAAAGTTGAGACAACTTAAAATCTACGGTCAAGAAATCTACAGAAACTCTCATTTGAATCACTAGTTCAAGTATTGTAACCAAATGATtaagggtgagcattcggttcgaaccaaactaaaccgaattaaattataaaaactgaattatatattttagaaaccgaaccgaaccaaaatgagtgaaaaattgaatcgaaccgaacgaatcgaaccgaaccactctatttcagttcggttcggtttaaaccggtcggttttgatttttgattgattttttaatttagacttgattttcaagttatttggtataattttgactttggtttgaacctaataaccattaatcaatgaaattaaacaattaatatatatataattaaatataattcataaatttcccataaaaataaatcaatttaaaaatcgattcgattcgatttgaatcGATTTAAACATATAAATTACAAttctgttcggttcggtttaatcaattttttcttttcaaaactgaatcgaatcgaaataatcaaaatttttataatataaaatcaaatcgaactgattaaattttaaaaccaaaccgaTTGAACTGAATTGATTTGGTTCAATTCGTTTTTTCAGTTTGAACCAAAATCTGCTCAGCCCTACAAATGATGTAAGAAATTCTTATTGTATTTCAAAGTTTTTAGTTTATATTTCAAAGTTTTTAAACATCTATGTGAATTTTAACGGACACCTTGCAAACAACATTGCAATGCAGAGGAAATAACAAAAGATTAAGGTCTATACTATTTTAACTCATTACCCTCGTTCTGCATCATTAGACAACAAGGTTGTTAAGTTTTTAAAATAGATTTATTTTACTATACAAATAtgtcaatttattattttattctaaaaataattttattaaatagattttttttatacGCATATATTAAAATGATATTTAATTATtaacaaaagaaaataaattctTGTATCGTTCAAAGGggacattttaatttttttttattggattTTAGGTACAAATATAAATCTTCTCAGATAGAAATAGTAAGTTTTATTGCCATTAAAATAGGCGTTACTGAATAATTGTCAACTAGGCTTGTTTAGTTCTGGTGCATTTCTTGGTCCTGAATGCATTTTGTTGGAATCTTATGGCTCCCTTCTACCGGAATACAACGTTATCTCTTTTTTCtatctcctttttaaatattgAAAATGGCAACCTCACTTGCTCATCACTGATCAAATAAAGGTGGCAACCAAAACAGTTGCACTTGCGAATGATGGATAGAAGGAAACATATCGCGTAGATGATGACGCTCCTGCAGATGAATGACCCACCTTCAATCATTTTTATGATGTTCTCATATTTAATACTGGGCATTGGTAATTTCCTCTCTAATGAACTGATTCTTTCACCTTTTAATGCTTTGGCATTTCATCTGCATTATTGCAGattcattgaaaaaaaaaatggtagcTTGGTTTATGACATGATTTGGAACACTTAGGGACGACTAGATATGTCTATAGTCTTACATTCTTATGTAAAACACACGGTAAGGAGTCTTGTATTGCAATGTTCTTGTCTTGTATTGCAATATTCTTGTCCTTGTCAATCACTATTATTTTGTATTGCTGTTTCTCAACTCTCATTGTCCTCTTTCTCTTTTGGACATTAATTCTCTTGCCTGTATTCCACAGCCGTAGTGTGTTCCTTTAATTTGGTAGAGCTTGACACAATATTCATTTATTCTAAATCTAACAATTCAAGAAAAACATACCAAGTATTTTCACAAGTAGTTTACAACCATCTAGGTTTCACTTTAAGTAACTACATGGTCTTAACTGGGTTTTTGCTCTGGAGACTCAAGGTATAATTCCCAGAAATGAAAATTGGCTTATTACCTGATATAACTCAGAAAAATTATTGCTTATCAAAAGGTATTTCAAAAATAAAGTTTTCCTTCTACTTTCACATATGGCATTTACttttgatgcattaacaaaaTGCCCATGTAATTGTGGTGTATTCAAATTATGAGCTCAGAACAAATTGGGAAAATATCTGAGGACATTTATGATAAAATACTAGTAGGATGACTGTTAAAACATTACGTGATATGTGTGCAGAATGATCTAGTTACAATGATGCAAAGGTATATTATGTGTAAAGGGAATAATAGAATGCTAGAAGCATGCTAGCTGGAAGTTGAGGGAAATGAATACCAAATGAAAGAGGAACATTTGTAAAGGGAATCTGGAATGCTCAACCATGTGTGAGCAAAGAATTAGATTAAGAataattattttcacttttttgcATCCTTGTACTGGCAGATCTGCTATTTTGCTTATTCTTTCTTGTTATGCATTTGAAGTGTCTAAATGCatctttaaattatattatttcatCTGGAATAGGTGGGGTCATGACAAATTTCCAAATGACACACCTTTTGTTTTTTATCATGCTGGCCAACAGATACTTCCTTCCCTTGGtttgtttgatggatttaaagttgTTCTTGAGAATATGGTCTCATATATACAAAAGGAAGTTCCTGGCAAGACATTCAAGTTTTGGCGTCTGCAATCACAGCGGCATTTTTATGGCAGTGAGTGGAACCAAAATGGAAGTTGCTTGTTCAGTGAGGCCCTCAACGAAAATGAGGTATGAATAAGTTGATGGCAATTCACCCTTTATGCTTTCTTACCAAGTGTGATAACTAATGACAAAGTATTAACCTGTACTGGAATGCTACACCACAGGTTCAAATTTTgaacaaaattttaatttgatcttCAACACCATGACCCTTCATAGTGTGTCAGTAGTTCTAATCTTGCCTTTATTTATATTTCCTCATTGATATTGCATACTGATACCTGGACAGCTTGATTTGTGGTTTGATCCCAGCAAAAATGGAGTTAATAAAGAAGCAAGACAAATTGATCATGCAATTGAACTGACATTGAAATGCACGGATATCCACTCGCTGGGTCTAACTCATTTGAGCGATTATAGAGCACATGCACACCCTTCAATTTGGTTTGGGAACAATCTGGGGTCAGAATTGCATGCATTGGTGCCTACCTGGTGTTCCTGACGCATGGATTGATATATTGTCAGAGCTTATCTGTTAAGGCGTTTTGAAGAACCGATAAAGAGACAAGGCAACATTAACAAGTTATATCCAGACTTTAATTATTTTGCGGATTTCTGTACATTACACAATAAAATGCTGTGTAGTTTCATGGACTAAGTTTTAGAATCAGGCAATCAGAATACAAGCTGGTGTTTTAGACAGACTTCCTTGAGATATACTTCCAGTAGATTCAGATCAAAAAAGCTTCCCGCTACGTCCTTTTTACTTTGACGTTCTGAAGGGAAACAAATTTATTCCCAGTTGTaagttgacaaaaaaaaaaaaaaaaaacgaaagaAGAGATGGGAAATTCTTTTGGGTTGTGAACTAGGTGATTGGAAGGTTAACTGAATGACTTCATTTTTCTTCCAACTTGGTCATGTACGTTTGAAATATCTAATGTGTGTGCATgattatttctttcaatttgtcTTCCACTCTTCTTAAACTGGAAATTCCTGTTAGGTTTTGAGATCCTAACAATCTGATTTTAGTAGAACTTTGGCAGAAATAGAAGAAattagagagagatagagaggaaATAGAAGAGAACTAGAGAGAATTCAAGGAGGGAGAGTGATTCAGGAGTACTAATTCTTGAATGAATCTCTTCCTTGGTATGTAGCTACTCTATATACAGTTATTCCCTCGTAACGTTCGCCGTCTGATTATCCCGAGCAAACTCCAGCTCCCTGACTACTTGTAACTTCTTAGCTAACAACTCTTTAACTTCCTCACTATTTCTGAATTACAATTTCCCCcaaaactatttctttctataccTTGTTCTCCTATATGCAATACCCTCTCCATTAGCACGTTCTTGCCTCAAAGAATATGCAAAATCTTGAAATTGTGCTCTAATGAAGGATACATCTTCTCAAGTTACATCTTCACTTGGCAGACCAACTCACTGAATTAGGACTTTGAGAGACCTGCTGATGATCCCTGTTAATAACCATAGTTTGCAGGACTTGTTTTGGAGCTAAAACAATCTGAGCATCTGGCGTAGTTGGTAAATCCAGAATAGGTGTTTGATTGTcacttaattattttcttatttaagACATGAAAAACAGGATGAATAGTAGAAGTCTAAGTCAGTTGTATCTTGTATGCAGCTGCACCTAGCCTTGCCAACACTTGAAATGGCTCATAATATCTGGCTGATAACTTCAGGGGCCTTTTGACTGCCACTGAAGTTTGCCTATAAAGCAGCCACTAAAATACACCCCTTCAGATCTTCTTTATCAGCCTCTGTTCGTTGAAATCTACAAATTCTTCTTTAGAATACCAGTAATCAATGGGACAAATATCAGTAATCAATTGGATAATGTCAATTTTTATATTTGTGTaaatttcattcataattttcatatattttattttaatctcttaatattttatatttttttttagtttctatatttttatcaaaatttcattttgtttttttattAATATCTAATCTTAGCTCCAAAAGTAGATTTCTAGTTACGCCCTTCACCTGTCTAGTT includes:
- the LOC131173358 gene encoding protein trichome birefringence-like 12, whose amino-acid sequence is MCEQRIRLRIIIFTFLHPCTGRSAILLILSCYAFEVSKCIFKLYYFIWNRWGHDKFPNDTPFVFYHAGQQILPSLGLFDGFKVVLENMVSYIQKEVPGKTFKFWRLQSQRHFYGSEWNQNGSCLFSEALNENELDLWFDPSKNGVNKEARQIDHAIELTLKCTDIHSLGLTHLSDYRAHAHPSIWFGNNLGSELHALVPTWCS